The proteins below are encoded in one region of Streptomyces cyanogenus:
- the sodN gene encoding superoxide dismutase, Ni encodes MLSRLFAPKVKVSAHCDLPCGVYDPAQARIEAESVKAVQEKMAANDDPHFQARATVIKEQRAELAKHHVSVLWSDYFKAPHFEKYPELHQLVNDTLKALSAAKASTDPATGQKALDYIAQIDKIFWETKKA; translated from the coding sequence ATGCTTTCCCGCCTGTTTGCCCCCAAGGTCAAGGTCAGCGCCCACTGCGACCTGCCCTGCGGCGTGTACGACCCGGCCCAGGCCCGCATCGAGGCGGAGTCGGTGAAGGCCGTCCAGGAGAAGATGGCCGCCAACGACGACCCCCACTTCCAGGCGCGCGCCACCGTCATCAAGGAGCAGCGCGCGGAGCTGGCCAAGCACCACGTCTCCGTGCTCTGGAGCGACTACTTCAAGGCCCCGCACTTCGAGAAGTACCCGGAGCTGCACCAGCTGGTCAACGACACCCTGAAGGCCCTCTCGGCCGCCAAGGCGTCCACCGACCCGGCGACGGGCCAGAAGGCGCTGGACTACATCGCCCAGATCGACAAGATCTTCTGGGAGACCAAGAAGGCCTGA
- the sodX gene encoding nickel-type superoxide dismutase maturation protease, which yields MPELSQETERGRAVALFGLAEVTGPSMVPTLHHGDRLLVRYGGVVRPGDVVVLRHPFQQDLLVVKRAVQRREGGWWVLGDNPYAGGDSTDYGVVPEELILGTAWFRYRPVKAGQRSPLALLRWALSAARPLLPDRSASRRLRAR from the coding sequence ATGCCGGAGCTGTCGCAGGAGACCGAGCGGGGGAGGGCCGTGGCGCTCTTCGGGCTGGCCGAGGTGACCGGCCCGTCGATGGTGCCCACGCTGCACCACGGGGATCGGCTGCTGGTGCGGTACGGGGGTGTGGTCCGGCCCGGGGACGTCGTGGTCCTGCGTCATCCGTTCCAGCAGGACCTGCTGGTGGTCAAGCGGGCCGTGCAGCGGCGCGAGGGCGGCTGGTGGGTGCTCGGGGACAACCCGTACGCCGGCGGGGACAGCACGGACTACGGGGTCGTGCCCGAGGAACTGATCCTCGGCACGGCCTGGTTCCGGTACCGGCCGGTCAAGGCCGGTCAGCGTTCGCCGCTCGCGCTGCTGCGCTGGGCGCTCTCGGCCGCGAGGCCGCTGCTGCCCGACCGGTCGGCCTCCAGGCGCTTGCGGGCCCGGTAG
- a CDS encoding CGNR zinc finger domain-containing protein produces the protein MELAYYSDYAVRLVNSEEPGRGRDTLVTVEAVRDLFGENASAARRATDADVTRFRSVRARLRGVFEAADKGDETLAVDLLNSLLLEFPVSPQISGHDHRDEDGRPLWHMHLADHPSNATAGYAAIAAMGLAFHLTEYGVDRLGLCQAPPCRNAYLDTSTNRSRRYCSDRCATRANVAAYRARKRLEADRSGSSGLAAESAQRSSASGER, from the coding sequence GTGGAACTGGCCTATTACTCGGATTACGCCGTCCGCCTCGTCAACAGCGAGGAACCGGGCCGGGGCAGGGACACCCTGGTCACGGTCGAGGCCGTCCGCGACCTGTTCGGCGAGAACGCGTCGGCGGCCCGCCGCGCCACCGACGCCGACGTCACGCGGTTCCGCTCGGTCCGGGCCCGGCTGCGCGGGGTGTTCGAGGCCGCCGACAAGGGCGACGAGACCCTCGCCGTGGACCTGCTGAACTCGCTCCTGCTGGAGTTCCCGGTCAGCCCGCAGATCTCCGGGCACGACCACCGCGACGAGGACGGCCGCCCCCTGTGGCACATGCACCTGGCCGACCACCCGTCCAACGCCACCGCCGGCTACGCGGCGATCGCGGCGATGGGCCTGGCCTTCCACCTCACCGAGTACGGCGTGGACCGCCTCGGCCTGTGCCAGGCGCCGCCGTGCCGCAACGCCTACCTGGACACCTCCACCAACCGCTCCCGGCGCTACTGTTCGGACCGCTGCGCGACCCGCGCCAACGTGGCCGCCTACCGGGCCCGCAAGCGCCTGGAGGCCGACCGGTCGGGCAGCAGCGGCCTCGCGGCCGAGAGCGCCCAGCGCAGCAGCGCGAGCGGCGAACGCTGA